A single window of Intrasporangium calvum DSM 43043 DNA harbors:
- a CDS encoding FUSC family protein — MEPGPSPQPGLPGDRPLRQLGRSLVTMGPHRGAHRVALRAGISVLVPLLLLVSIGRPELTPYAAFGAFTSLYGRAHRHTDRTGMQAIAGVALVASVTLGVAVSLAPASQWLVVPVGALLAAWGSLTSDAYRWHPPGPLFLVFGFAVCAMVPAQPMDLLVAPAVAGASGVFSLLVGHVGALRDPASWARPVLPRPRFGDALEPTGSRAHLLRYLVAVTASGALATTSGWEHPYWAMVASVVVLSGPDLASRFVRGLQRIIGTLLGVGVAAAVLAWAPHEGAGAVLVIAGLQMLAELFVGRNYALALLFVTPLALLMGQLLAPSPVGPLLRDRLLETVLGALVAMVVLLTVPDRLPRPRRAPG; from the coding sequence ATGGAGCCCGGACCGTCCCCGCAGCCCGGGCTTCCTGGCGACCGGCCACTGCGGCAGCTGGGCCGCAGCCTCGTCACGATGGGGCCGCACCGGGGGGCCCACCGGGTCGCCCTGCGGGCCGGGATCTCGGTCCTCGTCCCGCTGCTCCTGCTCGTCTCGATCGGGCGACCGGAATTGACGCCCTACGCCGCCTTCGGGGCCTTCACGTCCCTCTACGGACGCGCGCACCGCCACACCGACCGCACCGGCATGCAGGCGATCGCCGGTGTGGCCCTGGTCGCCTCCGTCACCCTCGGCGTCGCCGTCTCGCTCGCACCCGCATCGCAGTGGCTGGTCGTGCCGGTCGGTGCCCTGCTCGCCGCGTGGGGCTCGCTCACCTCGGATGCCTACCGGTGGCACCCGCCGGGACCGCTCTTCCTCGTCTTCGGCTTCGCCGTGTGCGCCATGGTCCCAGCCCAGCCGATGGACCTGCTCGTCGCGCCGGCGGTGGCCGGCGCCAGCGGGGTCTTCTCCCTGCTCGTCGGCCACGTGGGGGCGCTGCGCGACCCGGCGTCGTGGGCGCGGCCCGTGCTCCCGCGGCCCCGGTTCGGCGACGCGCTCGAGCCGACCGGCAGCCGTGCCCACCTCTTGCGCTACCTCGTCGCAGTCACCGCCTCGGGCGCCCTGGCGACCACCTCGGGGTGGGAGCACCCGTACTGGGCCATGGTCGCGTCGGTCGTCGTGCTGTCCGGACCCGACCTCGCCTCCCGCTTCGTGCGGGGCCTGCAGCGGATCATCGGCACTCTCCTGGGGGTCGGGGTGGCGGCCGCGGTGCTCGCCTGGGCTCCCCATGAGGGGGCCGGCGCGGTCCTCGTCATCGCCGGACTCCAGATGCTCGCGGAGCTGTTCGTCGGGCGGAACTACGCGCTGGCGCTCCTCTTCGTCACGCCGCTCGCGCTCCTGATGGGCCAGCTGCTCGCGCCCTCCCCCGTCGGCCCGCTGCTGCGCGACCGGCTGCTCGAGACGGTGCTCGGCGCCCTCGTCGCGATGGTGGTGCTGCTCACCGTGCCGGACCGGCTGCCGCGCCCGCGACGCGCCCCCGGGTGA